From the genome of Malus domestica chromosome 04, GDT2T_hap1, one region includes:
- the LOC103427672 gene encoding serine/threonine-protein kinase haspin homolog, with translation MDFTTGDAVADREQQGEAIYRRRKPQKTLPDLEPSKQACSTRYVGGRASVASDAAVGALVRKTSWSRSLSTRGRTSIAVGAFFEYHPPQKEPKRRGKRKGKAPLPKGKYKFEEEKVYFQEVDAFDLLVESPSPKPTTWVAGNPADDAALPKLCSPLDKWLFKKFNFTFVPSRTLSKILQTSAIRPMPLETVGGRNFTSSSLKTPQNYTKFSSRLPCTQSILDFSLAEFSLRESGSIESMADAGNDGCEDIEASVKKLSLASSSSDSEQLDPFGALLRLCGQSAPLKFGDVFSTYCDLEKINKIGEGTFGEAFMAGSYVCKIVPIDGNLLVNGEVQKTSKEMLEEVILSRTLNCLKGHDSNAPNACTTFIGTIDLRVCQGTYDAALIKAWEDWDEKCGSENDHPKAFPDNQCYVVFVLDNGGEDLESFVLMNIDEARSLLVQVTASLAVAEAAYEFEHRDLHWGNILLSRNDSVTMQLTLERKQMFIQTFGLVVSIIDFSLSRISNGEDVLFLDLSSDPELFKGPKGDRQSETYRKMKEVTNDCWEGSFPRTNVLWLIYLVDILLLKKSFERSSKDERDLRSLKKRLDQCQSAREALLDPSFSDLFVDSPGI, from the exons atggacTTCACTACAG GTGATGCAGTCGCCGATCGAGAGCAACAAGGTGAAGCGATTTATCGGAGAAGAAAGCCCCAAAAAACACTTCCAGATTTAGAACCCTC GAAGCAGGCGTGCTCGACTCGCTATGTGGGAGGAAGGGCGAGTGTGGCATCTGATGCTGCCGTCGGAGCTCTGGTCAGGAAAACCAGTTGGTCTCGATCCCTTTCGACAAG AGGGAGGACAAGTATTGCTGTTGGTGCTTTCTTTGAATATCATCCTCCACAGAAGGAGCccaaaagaagaggaaaaagaaagggaaaagctCCTCTTCCCAAA GGAAAGTACAAATTCGAAGAGGAGAAGGTGTACTTTCAAGAGGTTGATGCCTTTGATTTGTTGGTGGAGAGCCCCTCTCCCAAACCTACTACATGGGTTGCCGGCAACCCAGCAGATGATGCTGCATTACCCAAATTGTGCTCACCATTAGATAAATGGTTATTCAAGAAGTTCAATTTCACATTTGTCCCTTCTAGAACATTGTCTAAGATACTACAAACTTCAGCCATTCGGCCTATGCCTTTGGAAACTGTTGGTGGTAGGAATTTCACATCTTCAAGTTTGAAAACCCCACAAAACTATACTAAATTCAGTTCTCGCTTGCCCTGTACCCAAAGCATATTGGACTTCAGTTTGGCTGAATTTAGTTTGCGTGAGAGTGGAAGCATAGAATCAATGGCCGATGCAGGCAATGATGGCTGTGAAGATATAGAAGCTTCTGTAAAGAAACTCTCTCTAGCATCTTCTTCATCCGATAGTGAACAGTTAGATCCCTTTGGTGCCCTATTAAGATTATGTGGCCAGTCGGCTCCCTTAAAATTTGGGGACGTGTTCTCTACATACTG TGACCTAGAAAAGATTAACAAAATTGGTGAAGGAACATTTGGAGAAGCTTTCATGGCTGGTAGCTATGTTTGCAAAATAGTCCCAATTGATGGCAACTTACTTGTGAACGGGGAAGTGCAAAAG ACATCTAAAGAAATGCTAGAAGAGGTTATCCTTTCCCGTACACTTAACTGCTTAAAAGGACATGATAGTAATGCTCCAAACGCTTGCACCACATTTATCGGAACAATAGA TTTGAGAGTGTGCCAAGGTACTTACGATGCTGCCTTGATCAAAGCATGGGAGGATTGGGATGAAAAGTGTGGTTCAGAAAACGATCACCCCAAGGCATTTCCAGATAACCAG TGCTATGTTGTGTTTGTTTTAGATAATGGGGGCGAAGATCTTGAAAGCTTTGTGCTCATGAACATTGATGAAGCACGGAGTTTATTGGTCCAG GTTACagcttcccttgccgtggctgAAGCTGCATATGAGTTTGAACACCGTGATCTTCACTG GGGAAACATCCTTTTAAGTCGAAATGATTCTGTTACAATGCAGTTGACTCTTGAGAGAAAACAGATGTTTATTCAAACATTTGGATTGGTGGTATCAATAATAGATTTCAGTCTTTCAAGAATCAGTAATG GTGAAGACGTACTCTTTCTAGACCTATCTTCAGATCCTGAACTCTTTAAAGGTCCAAAGGGAGATAGACAA TCAGAAACATACCGGAAGATGAAGGAGGTAACAAATGACTGCTGGGAGGGAAG CTTCCCCAGAACAAATGTACTGTGGTTGATATACCTGGTGGATATATTACTGCTAAAGAAATCATTT GAACGTTCATCAAAGGACGAGAGAGACCTGCGCTCGTTGAAGAAGCGTCTTGACCAGTGTCAGTCAGCCAGAGAAGCACTTCTTGATCCCTCTTTCAGTGATTTGTTTGTTGATTCTCCTGGCATTTAA
- the LOC103433839 gene encoding probable receptor-like protein kinase At5g18500, whose product MASDLKSELSKETPIFNLKVWEVIGIAVALFIIAILTVLSMCLTWRKKSRKARDRIPLSQIPTVSKEIKEVRVEQVSAREFAPRDGILLTIHDKSSDRESDKIMVHLDMGKSNNGENSSQSGSFNRLENDGVLSHSGEEGSSSTVTVYKASSSYPITAPSPLVGLPEFSHLGWGHWFTLRDLELATNRFAKDNVLGEGGYGVVYRGHLINGTPVAVKKILNNLGQAEKEFRVEVEAIGHVRHKNLVRLLGYCVEGTHRILVYEYVNNGNLEQWLHGAMRHHGYLTWEARIKVLLGTAKALAYLHEAIEPKVIHRDIKSSNILIDEDFNSKVSDFGLAKLLGAGTSHVTTRVMGTFGYVAPEYANTGLLNEKSDVYSFGVLLLEAITGRDPVDYGRPAHEVNLVDWLKMMVGSRRSEEVVDPNIEVRPSTRALKRALLTALRCVDPDSEKRPKMSQVVRMLESEEYPIPREDRRHRRTEGGSVEIDSQRENSDTDRSDYPGSRSESKGYQRT is encoded by the exons ATGGCCTCTGATCTCAAATCAGAGTTATCCAAGGAAACTCCCATCTTTAATCTAAAAGTCTGGGAAGTAATTGGAATTGCTGTTGCATTGTTTATCATTGCTATCCTTACTGTGCTATCAATGTGTCTTACTTGGCGTAAGAAATCAAGAAAAGCTCGTGACAGGATACCCCTTAGTCAAATCCCAACTGTCTCGAAAGAGATTAAGGAAGTGCGGGTGGAGCAAGTATCCGCTAGGGAGTTTGCTCCTCGTGATGGAATTCTTCTCACCATTCACGACAAATCTAGTGACAGAGAATCCGATAAGATCATGGTCCATTTGGATATGGGAAAATCAAATAATGGAGAAAATAGCAGCCAGTCAGGTTCGTTTAATCGTCTAGAAAATGATGGTGTCCTGTCCCATTCTGGAGAAGAAGGGAGTTCCAGCACGGTTACTGTGTATAAGGCTTCCTCATCGTATCCAATAACTGCACCGTCTCCTCTGGTTGGTCTGCCTGAATTCTCACATTTGGGTTGGGGGCACTGGTTTACATTAAGGGACCTGGAGCTTGCAACAAACCGGTTTGCAAAGGATAATGTCCTTGGTGAGGGTGGATATGGAGTTGTTTACCGGGGACATCTCATCAATGGGACTCCAGTGGCCGTTAAAAAGATCCTAAACAACCT AGGCCAAGCCGAGAAAGAATTCAGGGTGGAAGTTGAAGCAATTGGCCATGTGCGCCACAAGAATTTGGTTCGCCTCCTGGGATACTGCGTTGAAGGGACTCATAG GATTTTGGTCTACGAGTATGTCAACAATGGAAACTTGGAGCAGTGGCTTCACGGAGCAATGCGCCACCATGGATATCTCACTTGGGAAGCACGCATAAAGGTTCTCCTTGGGACCGCAAAAGC TCTTGCCTATTTACATGAGGCCATTGAACCAAAAGTGATACACCGAGACATTAAGTCAAGCAATATATTGATTGATGAAGACTTCAATTCCAAGGTATCTGATTTTGGGCTGGCCAAGCTGCTGGGTGCAGGAACTAGTCATGTGACAACGCGTGTTATGGGAACCTTTGG GTATGTGGCTCCTGAATATGCTAATACCGGACTATTGAATGAAAAGAGCGATGTATATAGCTTTGGGGTTTTGCTCTTAGAAGCAATTACTGGAAGAGACCCTGTGGACTATGGTCGCCCTGCTCATGAG GTAAATCTGGTTGATTGGCTAAAAATGATGGTTGGAAGCAGAAGATCCGAAGAAGTGGTAGACCCAAACATTGAGGTGAGACCATCGACAAGAGccctaaaacgagccctcttgACTGCTTTGAGGTGTGTTGATCCAGATTCTGAAAAAAGACCCAAGATGAGCCAAGTTGTCCGTATGCTCGAATCTGAGGAATATCCTATACCAAGAGAG